The following coding sequences are from one Gadus macrocephalus chromosome 3, ASM3116895v1 window:
- the evpla gene encoding envoplakin a, which yields MLKKKGNTVKVPGKISKTQATHLATLISRMQQSADKVEQEILRAEELLAVDAVNEKKELPFKHQNEISENMGEVEGLLQALFLDVDKAKKMQHPQANEISKDVSRLHERWLKDCAFYRDVYEQVNDVSLTPRIDWGPVLNQKQKEVNVEAFGPTMADLEKQIASHNILHKELEAYSPQLSLGSVGNKEQYTAIKKQYSNLLDNSKWRQHYLQSLHEYMQGGTKESAFLEDEQDKIKRQDWSDRMVDPPDVRRQYEIFKSNSLLSHESEVNKLQDDGDRLLELKHPASATIEMQKDAVRNDWQKYLNLCICQEAHLDNVEEFKKYQLDTEQLAETLTRLNSTLDPKTISKQSNSQTLLQLETEEKSVQRAAALLADLRRRSTSIAPLKLRRIAPTRAITVESLCDWETDKDTLAREERFTLKSNSDIENWIVVSPDGTTKTFPGVCFLIPPPDPEAIDNVDMLGGELADIKKRRAALVTSLKSQNTQTARPPQAAPVSAAPMDPKAVALADQLDKLDSDLAQTEQDILSRLRAPLERGNTAADLAKRLKEQEKASKALKALEQQNIAAQADLQSLLAKDASLSSSALPLKLTEANNKKDSIAGLADLYTKKANASLNLENQIKKVDGIVSGFEKSLCEDGPIADSPNVLQNRTQEIQSLRTAVSGSQDEMKKLGQDLEQTEQLCSSLQQGYQEYCPDIRRQGTQVQQLQNRYTNLSNQLKERENLLQEVSTKNQEFQATSKSLNSFLDNMPVDQLKPTDDQAQLNAKEASQKRAMEDLQRKGDDMDRAVDLSQDLQSLLSVYELNADKYNSNVEDAGATVAKRPYVPTLADAVQQQEKTLVNRYAETSAENTQRLNQMSLSKNLIAQKEEKVQMVEQSVQLQSQQRSSSEADGLQKELDEEKERLTYTETELRTYKDRFMSLKSRRGVERVEDTEVLHYYRDPKLETDLADFENKLHEESLKRSTTQGEIELITRKITITEETLKTSTPKLVTREVTEFEKDPQMDIEAAKLKSEIERMRDEMRVREGETIQMKTEVTILQAKKPNIKERVVKIEVVKVEQDPTMLRAVRNFEVEISDEGNKSKLINDDIFQTRSQINSMERIIQTIQPKVIIKEVMKIEQDPGLINESKKTQSDIEEVKIENNKLLTEITELQHRYREVQGWKPRIEVNEIVNEIYRIDPNTEMEIMRIKKEIQETSRQCSELERETTLVSSDLNVVRSEKPRVELKEVLQEVVKEERSPENYKEITRLNDQVNQIHNSYNSILDKLRFLRQERDQWKLEKSKVETKLLTREVVKYENDPLLEKEADRLRKEVRDETQIRRTTEEMVFDLQNKYIILERQKPQEKVVVQEVVRLQKDPRLMMEHDKLGRKLDDEVKSRRQRDLELQQLRTKVEDTVRILRESDERQKKIQAESELRELRLRIKQLENAPPPVEESIVVEEVLKVERDPTLERMTSGLRSDMDKETSEMLRIQREVRNITLKIEILQREKSGEKTVYKEVVRIEKDQVVEAERDRLREQVSRERFNRQDVENEIRRLTEKTNSLLSSKSSFSRESTTLVASQDALQRERDDLARELRTLESSKHDISLSFQQQTRLMSERTNINKQKSIKMDSDVHRLEREILGEKDKIHLSDNTIRELLLQLQKEEHAETRTKESHVSTKITILDPDTGVDLSPYDAYTQGLIDRKQYIHLQELECDWEEMTSKGPDGESSVLQDRKSGKQYSIKDALKKGWLTQNDLQKYKDGKMPISEFALLVAGDGKKAPKINSIIPSSITSAQSTPSQSISASTEIYPIAGVIDTNTGTCFTIRSASMRKMIDSVTAQRLLEAQAATGGIIDFNTKERHPVHRASDKGLIETSQLQRLLNAQKAFTGVEDPRTKELLAVGEAVQKGWMPKETAIRYMEVQHLTGGLVDPKTGRRVSILDAIGAKLLDSGMVRELQSESCYAKEITDPVTKEKINYKQAMDRAKIDPVSGLPMLPTSSKDSSYTPVYNANKYSRY from the exons ATGTTGAAGAAAAAGGGGAACACGGTGAAGGTCCCCGGGAAGATCAGCAA GACCCAGGCCACCCACCTGGCAACGCTGATCTCCCGCATGCAGCAGAGTGCTGACAAAGTAGAGCAAGAAATACTCAGAGCAGAGGAGCTCCTGGCTGTG GATGCTGTGAACGAGAAGAAAGAGCTGCCTTTCAAGCACCAGAATGAGATCTCGGAGAACATGGGCGAGGTGGAGGGGCTTCTCCAGGCCCTCTTCCTGGACGTGGACAAGGCCAAGAAGATGCAGCATCCCCAGGCCAACGAAATCTCCAAAGA TGTGAGTCGGCTGCACGAGCGCTGGCTGAAGGACTGTGCGTTCTACCGGGACGTCTATGAGCAGGTCAACGACGTGTCTCTGACCCCCCGTATCGACTGGGGCCCCGTGCTCAACCAGAAGCAG AAAGAGGTGAACGTGGAGGCGTTCGGGCCGACCATGGCTGACCTGGAGAAGCAGATCGCCTCCCACAACATCCTCCACAAGGAGCTGGAGGCCTACAGCCCACAGCTCTCCCTCGGCTCTGTGGGCAACAAG GAGCAATACACAGCCATCAAGAAACAATACAGCAATCTTTTG GACAACTCCAAATGGCGTCAACACTACCTGCAGAGCCTGCATGAGTATATGCAGGGTGGCACCAAAGAGTCGGCCTTCCTGGAAGATGAGCAGGACAAGATCAAGAGGCAGGACTGGAGTGACCGCATGGTGGACCCGCCCGATGTCCGCAGGCAGTACGAG ATCTTCAAGAGCAACAGCCTGCTGTCCCACGAGTCGGAGGTGAACAAGCTGCAGGACGATGGGGACCGTCTGTTGGAGCTCAAGCACCCTGCGAGTGCCACTATCGAG ATGCAGAAAGATGCGGTGAGGAATGATTGGCAGAAATACCTCAATCTGTGCATCTGTCAGGAGGCCCATCTGGACAATGTAGAGGAGTTCAAGAAG TACCAACTGGACACTGAGCAGCTGGCGGAGACACTGACCAGACTCAACAGCACCCTGGACCCCAAAACAATCAGCAAGCAGAGCAACTCCCAGACCCTGCTACAGCTAGAG ACGGAGGAGAAGTCTGTCCAGCGTGCCGCTGCATTGCTGGCCGACCTGAGGAGGCGCAGCACCTCCATCGCGCCCCTGAAGCTCCGTCGCATCGCGCCCACCCGAGCCATCACCGTGGAGTCCCTCTGCGACTGGGAGACGGACAAG GACACTCtggccagagaggagaggtttaCCCTGAAGTCCAACTCGGACATAGAGAACTGGATTGTTGTGTCCCCCGACGGAACGACCAAGACCTTCCCAGGAGTCTGCTTCCTCATCCCCCCACCTGATCCCGAAGCCATCGACAACGTGGACAT GTTGGGTGGAGAGCTCGCTGACATAAAGAAGAGACGAGCTGCTTTGGTGACGTCTCTAaagagccaaaacacacagactgcCAGGCCTCCGCAAGCAG CCCCGGTGTCTGCGGCTCCCATGGACCCTAAAGCGGTGGCTCTGGCCGACCAGCTGGACAAGCTGGACAGCGACCTGGCCCAGACGGAGCAGGACATCCTGAGCCGGCTGCGAGCCCCCCTGGAGCGCGGCAACACGGCGGCCGATCTGGCCAAGCGGCTGAAGGAACAGGAG AAAGCCTCAAAGGCCCTGAAGGCCCTGGAGCAGCAGAACATTGCCGCCCAGGCCGACCTGCAGTCCCTGTTGGCCAAAGACGCCAGCCTCTCCTCCTCAGCTCTCCCACTCAAACTCACAGAGGCCAACAACAAGAAGGACAGTATTGCCGGCTTGGCCGACCTCTACACCAAGAA AGCTAATGCATCTCTGAACCTGGAGAACCAGATCAAAAAGGTGGACGGCATCGTCTCTGGCTTCGAAAAGAGCCTCTGTGAGGATGGTCCGATCGCTGACAGCCCTAATGTCCTCCAGAACCGTACTCAAGAGATCCAG AGCTTGCGCACGGCCGTGTCAGGGAGCCAGGACGAGATGAAGAAGCTGGGTCAGGACCTGGAGCAGACGGAGCAGCTGTGCAGCTCGCTGCAGCAAGGCTACCAGGAGTACTGCCCCGACATCAGGCGCCAGGGCACCCAGGTCCAGCAGCTGCAGAACCGCTACACCAACCTCAGCAACCAGCTGAAGGAGAG AGAAAACCTCTTGCAAGAGGTTTCAACCAAGAACCAGGAGTTCCAAGCAACAAGCAAGTCTCTGAATTCCTTCCTGGACAACATGCCTGTGGACCAGCTCAAACCCACTGATGACCAAGCACAGCTTAATGCCAAGGAGGCCTCCCAGAAG CGAGCAATGGAGGACCTGCAGAGGAAGGGAGACGATATGGACCGGGCGGTGGACCTTTCTCAGGACCTGCAGAGTCTGCTAAGT GTGTATGAGTTGAATGCCGACAAATATAACAGCAATGTAGAGGATGCCGGAGCCACGGTTGCAAAGAGGCCTTATGTACCTACACTTGCTGATGCAGTGCAGCAGCAG GAAAAGACTTTGGTAAACCGTTATGCTGAAACTTCTGCTGAGAACACCCAACGTCTCAACCAAATGAGCTTGTCTAAGAATCTAATTGCACAG AAGGAAGAGAAAGTACAAATGGTGGAGCAAAGTGTTCAACTGCAGAGCCAACAAAGGAGTAGCTCTGAGGCAGACGGACTGCAGAAAGAGctggatgaggagaaggagaggctcACTTATACCGAGACCGAACTGAGGACCTACAAGGACAGGTTTATGTCCCTGAAGAGTCGCCGGGGAGTAGAGCGTGTTGAGGACACGGAGGTGCTGCATTACTACCGCGACCCAAAACTGGAGACGGATCTGGCGGATTTCGAAAATAAGTTGCACGAGGAGTCCCTGAAGCGAAGCACAACCCAGGGTGAGATTGAGTTGATCACCAGGAAAATCACCATCACGGAAGAAACCCTAAAAACCTCCACTCCAAAATTGGTGACCAGAGAGGTGACAGAGTTTGAGAAGGACCCTCAGATGGACATCGAGGCGGCCAAGCTGAAATCTGAGATTGAGAGGATGAGGGATGAAATGAGGGTGAGGGAAGGGGAAACCATTCAGATGAAGACAGAGGTCACCATTCTGCAGGCGAAGAAGCCAAACATCAAAGAGCGGGTGGTGAAAATAGAAGTGGTCAAAGTTGAACAGGATCCGACCATGCTGAGGGCTGTCCGCAACTTCGAGGTGGAGATCTCAGACGAAGGCAACAAGAGCAAGCTGATCAACGATGACATCTTCCAGACAAGGAGCCAGATCAATTCAATGGAGAGAATCATTCAAACCATCCAGCCAAAGGTTATCATTAAGGAGGTGATGAAGATCGAACAAGACCCTGGGCTCATCAATGAATCAAAGAAAACACAGTCTGACATTGAGGAGGTGAAGATTGAAAACAACAAATTATTGACAGAGATAACAGAGCTTCAACACAGATATCGTGAAGTGCAAGGCTGGAAGCCACGAATTGAGGTAAACGAAATTGTCAATGAGATTTACCGCATCGATCCCAACACAGAGATGGAGATAATGCGCATAAAGAAAGAGATACAAGAGACAAGTAGGCAGTGCTCAGAATTGGAGAGGGAGACCACCCTTGTCTCCTCTGATCTGAATGTCGTCCGTTCGGAGAAGCCCCGGGTAGAGCTGAAGGAGGTCCTCCAAGAGGTAGttaaagaggagaggagcccaGAAAACTACAAGGAGATCACGAGGCTCAACGACCAAGTTAACCAAATACACAACTCCTACAACTCAATCTTGGACAAGCTGAGGTTTCTCAGGCAGGAGAGGGACCAATGGAAGTTGGAGAAGTCCAAGGTAGAGACGAAGCTCCTCACCAGAGAGGTTGTCAAGTACGAGAACGATCCGCTGCTCGAGAAAGAGGCAGACCGCCTGAGGAAGGAAGTGCGTGACGAGACACAGATACGCCGCACCACTGAAGAGATGGTGTTTGACCTGCAGAACAAGTACATAATTCTGGAGCGACAGAAGCCCCAGGAGAAAGTGGTCGTCCAGGAGGTGGTGCGCCTACAGAAGGATCCAAGGTTGATGATGGAGCATGACAAGCTTGGCAGGAAACTCGACGATGAGGTCAAGTCCCGGCGCCAGAGAGACCTGGAGCTACAGCAGCTGAGGACCAAAGTTGAGGACACGGTGAGGATTCTGAGAGAGAGTGACGAGCGCCAGAAGAAGATCCAGGCTGAGTCTGAACTCAGAGAACTCAGACTTCGCATTAAGCAGCTTGAAAATGCCCCACCACCTGTCGAGGAGAGCATTGTTGTTGAAGAGGTGCTGAAGGTTGAGAGAGACCCAACCTTGGAGAGGATGACCAGTGGGTTGCGGTCCGACATGGACAAGGAGACCAGCGAAATGCTTCGTATCCAGAGGGAAGTCCGTAATATTACTCTCAAGATTGAAATCCTACAGCGGGAAAAGTCAGGCGAGAAGACAGTGTACAAGGAAGTCGTCCGCATTGAGAAGGATCAGGTGGTAGAGGCCGAAAGAGACCGCCTCAGGGAACAAGTATCCCGTGAAAGGTTTAACAGGCAGGATGTGGAGAACGAAATCAGACGCCTCACTGAAAAAACCAACTCGCTCCTTTCCTCCAAGTCTAGTTTTTCACGAGAGTCCACGACCCTTGTTGCAAGCCAAGATGCActacagagagaaagggatgaCTTGGCCCGGGAGCTAAGAACCCTTGAATCGAGTAAACATGACATCAGCTTGTCGTTCCAGCAGCAGACGAGGCTTATGAGTGAAAGAACCAACATTAATAAGCAGAAGAGCATCAAGATGGATTCCGATGTCCATCGCTTGGAGAGGGAGATCCTAGGCGAGAAAGACAAAATCCACTTGAGTGACAACACCATACGAGAGCTTCTTCTCCAACTACAGAAAGAGGAACATGCAGAGACCAGAACCAAAGAGAGTCACGTCTCCACTAAGATCACCATTTTAGATCCAGACACAGGCGTGGACCTGTCCCCCTATGACGCCTACACGCAGGGCCTCATCGACCGTAAACAGTACATCCACCTGCAGGAGCTTGAGTGTGACTGGGAGGAGATGACTTCGAAGGGTCCGGATGGTGAATCATCCGTACTCCAGGACCGTAAGAGTGGCAAGCAATATTCTATCAAAGATGCCCTTAAAAAAGGTTGGCTGACACAGAACGATCTGCAGAAATACAAAGACGGCAAGATGCCCATCTCAGAGTTTGCCTTACTCGTAGCTGGGGACGGTAAAAAAGCACCGAAAATCAACTCAATCATCCCCAGCTCCATCACCTCAGCACAATCCACTCCTTCCCAATCCATCAGTGCTTCCACTGAAATATACCCAATCGCTGGGGTAATTGACACAAACACTGGCACCTGCTTCACAATACGCAGTGCAAGCATGCGTAAGATGATAGACAGTGTCACAGCCCAACGACTTCTGGAAGCTCAGGCAGCCACGGGTGGCATCATTGACTTCAACACCAAAGAGAGACACCCAGTCCACAGGGCGAGCGACAAGGGCCTCATCGAGACAAGTCAACTCCAGCGGCTGCTCAATGCCCAGAAGGCCTTCACAGGCGTCGAAGACCCAAGGACCAAGGAGCTCTTGGCTGTTGGGGAGGCCGTTCAAAAAGGCTGGATGCCCAAAGAAACAGCCATTCGCTACATGGAAGTACAGCACCTGACCGGCGGGCTGGTCGACCCCAAAACCGGCCGGCGGGTAAGCATCCTGGACGCCATCGGAGCCAAGCTGCTTGATAGTGGCATGGTGAGAGAGCTGCAGTCAGAGTCCTGCTACGCCAAGGAGATCACAGACCCGGTCACCAAGGAGAAGATCAACTACAAGCAGGCCATGGATCGTGCAAAGATAGATCCAGTTTCAGGCCTACCGATGCTTCCCACATCGTCTAAAGATTCAAGTTACACACCTGTGTACAACGCCAATAAGTACTCCAGATACTAG